The DNA window GCTGGTACACGGCGAGCCCGAGCGCAACGATATGGTCGAGTACTTCGCCGAACAGCTCGAAGGCTACCTGATCACCCGCTTCGGCTGGGTGCAGAGCTACGGCTCGCGCTGCGTCAAGCCGGCGATCATCTATGGCGACATCACCCGGCCCGCGCCGATGACCGTCGATTGGATCAGCTATGCGCAAAGCCTGAGCAAAAAGCCGATGAAGGGCATGCTGACCGGCCCGGTGACCATGCTGGCATGGTCCTTCCCGCGTGAGGACGTCTGCCGTGAAACCCAGGCGCAGCAGCTCGCCCTGGCGCTGCGCGACGAGGTCTGCGACCTGGAAGCGGCCGGCATCGATATCATCCAGATCGACGAAGCGGCCTTTCGTGAAATCCTGCCGCTGCGCCGGCGCGACTGGCAGCATTACCTCGACTGGGCGGTCAAGGCTTTCCGGATTGCCAGCAGCGGGGTGAAGGACTCGACGCAGATTCACACCCACATGTGCTACAGCGAGTTCAACCAGATCATCGAAGCGATCGCGGCGATGGACGCCGACGTGATCACTATCGAGACTTCCCGTTCGCAGATGGAGCTGCTGCGCGCCTTCGAGGCGTTCGAGTACCCCAATCAGATCGGACCCGGCGTCTACGACATCCACTCGCCGCGCGTGCCGAGCGTGGCGGAGATGGTCGAGCTGCTCGAGAAGGCGGCGGTGGTGCTGCCGGTCGAGCGGCTGTGGGTCAACCCCGACTGCGGACTGAAGACCCGCGGCTGGCCGGAAACCGAAGCGGCGCTTGTAAACATGGTGGATGCGGCGAGATCCGTCCGACGTATCCTTTAGTCGGCAGCCCATGACCGCGGCCCGCGATCATGGGCGTCGCGTCCTGAGCCACTTGAACAGCGGAGAAAGCAGGGTCGCAAGCGCCAGCAGCAGCAGCACGGCGGTGACCGGGCGGGTGTAGAAGATCTCCAGACTGCCCTGGGACATGATCAGTGCGCGCCTCAGGTTGCTCTCCATCATCGGCCCAAGGATCATTCCCAGCACCAGCGGGGCGACCGGGAAATCGTAGCGCTTCATCGCATAGCCGAGCATGCCGGCGAGGAACATCACGATCACATCGAAGAACTGGTTGTTGAGCGCGTAGGCGCCGACCACGCAGAGCACCAGAATCACCGGAATCATCAGGCCGATCGGCACGCTCAGGATCCGGGTGAACAGCCTGATGCAGCTCCAGCCGATGACGAAGATCAATACATTGGCCAGCAGCATGCCGATGAACAACGTGTAGACCAGCGGGCCGTTGTTCTCGAACAGCATCGGTCCGGGCTGAAGACCTTGCACCAGCAGAGCCCCGAGCAGCACCGCGGTGACCGCGTCGCCGGGGATGCCGAGGGTCAGCAGCGGCACCATCGCACCGCCGGTGAGACTGTTATTGGCGGCCTCAGGGGCGGCGACGCCCTTGAGCGAGCCCTTGCCGAAGCCCTCGGGGTCCTTGTCGAAGCGTTTGGCTTCGTTGTAGGCGACGAAGGCGGCGACATCGGCGCCCGCGCCGGGAATCATCCCGATTCCGGTGCCGATCCCGGTCGAACGCAAGAGCGTCACGATCAGCGACTTGAACTCCTTCCAGCTGAGACCGGCCTTGTCTTTCACGGTCTTCACCATCTGGCCGGTGGCTGCTCGTACCGCGCTCGATCCTTCCATCATCCGAAACACTTCCGACATGGCGAACAGTCCGATCATCACGGCGATGAAGCTGATGCCGCCGAGCAGATGCAAACTGTCTCCGCTGAAGCGGGTGATACCGCTGATCGGGTCGAGACCTATGGTGGCGAGCAGGAGTCCGGCGAACCCGGAAATCAGCCCCTTGACCATCGAGCCGCTCGACAACGTCGAGATGATGGACAGGCCGAACAGGGCCAGGGCGAAGGTTTCCGGTGCGCTGAAGCGCAGGGCGAAGGCGGCCAACTGGGGCGCGACCAGGATCAGTACCAGTACGCTGATGAAGCCACCGATGGAGGAGCAAAGGGTGGATATCTGCAGCGCTTTGTAGGCCTCGCCCTTGCGGGTCATTGGGTAGCCGTCCAGTACGGTCGCCGCGGCCGCCGGTGAACCCGGTGTATTGATCAGGATCGCGGTGATCGAGCCGCCGTACATCGAACCGAAATACACCCCGATCAGGAACAAGATGCCGGTGGCCGCCTCCATCGCGAAGGTCAACGGCAGCAACAATGCCACGCCCATGGTGGAAGTCAGCCCGGGCAAGGAGCCTACGATGATCCCGACCACCACGCCGAGCAGCAGGAACAGCAGTACTTGCCACTGCGTCGCGAGCATCAGCCCTTGCCCCAACATCTCTAGCATCTTTGACTCCTTGCGCAGTGGTCCGTCTGGTTCATTGCCAAAGCTGGCCAGGAAGCACTTCTATTCCGAGCAATACGGTGAAGAACAGCTGGATGAAGCCAACCAGTCCCAGCGGCAGCAGGATCAGCACCCAGGGGCTGCGCACACCGACGTAGGCGAGCATCGATGGCGCGAGCACCAGGGTGGAGAGCACGAAGCCCAGCCAAGGAAGAGCGGCGACGTAGACCGCGCCGATCGCCATGCCGACCAGGCTCCTGGCGGGCGCGCCGCCGGCGTCGGTGGACGGTCTTCGGCTCAGTGCCAGGGTGAGGCCCAGCAGGATCAGCGCGCCGGTATAAAGGCGTGGCAGGAAGGCTGGGCCGGTACGCTCGATCCCTGGATCGCGAAAGCCGAAGGTGGCGATGAAGGCGGCGGCCGCGACCAGCACGATGATCATACCCAGCGTAAGATTGCGTGTGTTCATGGAGCGCTCCTGGCTAGGGCTCAAGGGGCGAGGCCGAGGGTGGAAAGGGTGCGCTCGAAGAACACCGCCTGCTCATCGAGGAAGCTTGCGAACTCGGCCGGTGGGAGAATCTGGATGCCGAAACCGCGGCTGGCCATGAATGCTTGGAACTCGCTGGATTGCGCCGCCTCGGCGAAGGCTGCGGCCAACTGGTCTATTCGCTCCTGAGGGGTGCCCGCCGGAACCACCAGGCCACGCCAAGTGCCGAACGCTGGGGTGTCCACACCGGCCTCGGTGAAGGTGGGCGCCTGAGGCAGCGCTTCGATGCGCTGCTCGGCCATCACCCCGAGTATCTTGAATTCTCCGCTGTTCACGTAGGGGAGCACCTCGGCGGCACTGACACTGACGGCATCGATATGGCCGCCGAGCAGGGCGGTGATCGCCGGTGCCGCCCCTTCGTAGGGCACGTGGGTGTAGCGGGTGTCGGTGGCGTGGCCGAAGGTTTCGGCGGCGACGTGCCAGATCGAGCCGGTGCCGGAATTGCCCATCAACAGGGCATTCGGGTGCTCCCTGGCATAGTCGAGGAACTCGTTGATCGTGTCGTAGGGGGCGTCCCAGCGTACGGTGATCGCCGCCGGGTCGTAGTTGACCAGCATGATCGGTGCGAAGCCGCGGTGGTCGATGTCAGCCAGCCCCAGCGACTTGAGAATCGCCAGCTCCGCGACCACCATGGTGAGCGTCTCGCCATCCGCTGGTGCGTTGGCGCCCTGGAACATGCCGATCGCGCTGCTCGCCCCGGGCAGGTTCTTGACCCCGATCGGCGCGCCCAGCGCTGGCTCGGCCTGGGTCGCCAGTACCCGCGCGACCGTGTCGGTGCCGCCG is part of the Halotalea alkalilenta genome and encodes:
- a CDS encoding tripartite tricarboxylate transporter permease, producing MLEMLGQGLMLATQWQVLLFLLLGVVVGIIVGSLPGLTSTMGVALLLPLTFAMEAATGILFLIGVYFGSMYGGSITAILINTPGSPAAAATVLDGYPMTRKGEAYKALQISTLCSSIGGFISVLVLILVAPQLAAFALRFSAPETFALALFGLSIISTLSSGSMVKGLISGFAGLLLATIGLDPISGITRFSGDSLHLLGGISFIAVMIGLFAMSEVFRMMEGSSAVRAATGQMVKTVKDKAGLSWKEFKSLIVTLLRSTGIGTGIGMIPGAGADVAAFVAYNEAKRFDKDPEGFGKGSLKGVAAPEAANNSLTGGAMVPLLTLGIPGDAVTAVLLGALLVQGLQPGPMLFENNGPLVYTLFIGMLLANVLIFVIGWSCIRLFTRILSVPIGLMIPVILVLCVVGAYALNNQFFDVIVMFLAGMLGYAMKRYDFPVAPLVLGMILGPMMESNLRRALIMSQGSLEIFYTRPVTAVLLLLALATLLSPLFKWLRTRRP
- a CDS encoding tripartite tricarboxylate transporter TctB family protein, with protein sequence MNTRNLTLGMIIVLVAAAAFIATFGFRDPGIERTGPAFLPRLYTGALILLGLTLALSRRPSTDAGGAPARSLVGMAIGAVYVAALPWLGFVLSTLVLAPSMLAYVGVRSPWVLILLPLGLVGFIQLFFTVLLGIEVLPGQLWQ
- a CDS encoding tripartite tricarboxylate transporter substrate binding protein is translated as MKRALLLLALLMIHGCGGDGEGQQRPLTLIVPTAPGGGTDTVARVLATQAEPALGAPIGVKNLPGASSAIGMFQGANAPADGETLTMVVAELAILKSLGLADIDHRGFAPIMLVNYDPAAITVRWDAPYDTINEFLDYAREHPNALLMGNSGTGSIWHVAAETFGHATDTRYTHVPYEGAAPAITALLGGHIDAVSVSAAEVLPYVNSGEFKILGVMAEQRIEALPQAPTFTEAGVDTPAFGTWRGLVVPAGTPQERIDQLAAAFAEAAQSSEFQAFMASRGFGIQILPPAEFASFLDEQAVFFERTLSTLGLAP